The following are encoded in a window of Arctopsyche grandis isolate Sample6627 chromosome 2, ASM5162203v2, whole genome shotgun sequence genomic DNA:
- the LOC143922695 gene encoding biogenesis of lysosome-related organelles complex 1 subunit 2-like, whose protein sequence is MSLDNQNVNESPKRGPTLSTSTSSFEALDPHDPNLSRLATTMFQKTEDYLYGEFTSTQDAYKRLEEMNHLTLSKYTDIHRITGNISTTVNRMDKIHQSLAPHIYKIEEIEQAVLKLEKMAYAIDAYSKKLEAKAKYLTKR, encoded by the exons ATGTCATTAGATAACCAAAATGTTAACGAATCACCTAAAAGAG GTCCAACTTTATCCACCAGTACGTCGAGCTTCGAAGCTCTCGACCCTCACGATCCAAATTTGAGCCGACTGGCAACAACAATGTTTCAAAAAACCGAAGACTATCTATACGGAGAGTTCACATCCACTCAG GATGCCTACAAAAGATTGGAAGAGATGAATCATTTGACACTTTCGAAATACACCGATATTCACAGGATCACtggaaatatttcaacaactGTGAATAGAATGGATAAAATAC ATCAATCGCTTGCCcctcatatttataaaattgaagaaaTTGAACAAGCCGtgttgaaattggagaaaatgGCGTATGCAATTGACGCATATTCAAAGAAACTGGAAGCCAAAGCTAAATACTTAACCAAACGTTGA